From one Lysinibacillus sp. G4S2 genomic stretch:
- a CDS encoding acyltransferase, which yields MSLNKERIDAVKFMRVTAMLLVILIHATGVALSKIPHDSPSYFFYLFLNRFTRFEGSVFVFLSGLTLFYNYESKPFTKQTWTNFYRRRFMFILGPFLIWSIFYELFSYYQGFRVFTDWKTMFTSIVTGGAYYHLYFILILVQLYFLMPLFIYLVKRFWWFKKYLLFIGFAVELAVQSYFEMFDISFTIPLFTIYIASFFFGGWVALHYQSLKEQWSKKQYFMWISCTFLLGIFYTMLYYFRNILGYDEISYMVFKFLSISYMLLSCFVLFKISIYLVHHGGRKLNDFAEHLRIYSFGFYLVHPFILYLLGDSLRSLIPSHIHLYIFMRFILTVIFCYVFIRIMHRLFPRAWFLFGNLPAPERNKTS from the coding sequence TTGTCTTTAAATAAAGAACGAATTGACGCAGTAAAATTTATGCGAGTAACGGCGATGTTACTTGTTATTTTAATTCACGCTACTGGAGTTGCATTAAGTAAAATCCCACATGATAGTCCCTCATATTTTTTCTATTTATTTTTAAATCGCTTTACACGCTTTGAAGGCTCTGTTTTTGTATTTTTAAGTGGCCTTACATTGTTTTACAATTATGAATCAAAACCCTTTACAAAACAAACGTGGACAAACTTTTATAGGCGTAGATTTATGTTTATTCTAGGGCCATTCCTCATTTGGTCCATTTTTTATGAGCTATTTTCCTATTATCAAGGATTTCGAGTGTTTACAGATTGGAAGACGATGTTCACTTCTATCGTTACGGGGGGAGCCTATTATCATCTATATTTCATTTTAATTTTAGTGCAGCTCTATTTTTTAATGCCGCTTTTCATCTATCTTGTAAAGCGCTTTTGGTGGTTTAAAAAATATTTATTATTCATTGGCTTTGCCGTTGAATTAGCTGTTCAAAGCTACTTTGAGATGTTTGATATTTCCTTTACCATTCCATTATTTACAATATATATTGCGAGCTTTTTCTTCGGTGGATGGGTCGCATTACATTATCAATCCTTAAAGGAACAATGGTCGAAAAAGCAATATTTCATGTGGATTTCTTGCACCTTTTTATTAGGAATTTTTTATACAATGCTGTATTATTTCCGTAATATATTAGGATACGATGAAATTTCATATATGGTATTCAAATTTTTATCTATTAGTTATATGCTTCTCTCATGTTTCGTACTATTCAAAATCAGTATTTATTTAGTCCATCACGGAGGACGAAAGCTCAATGACTTTGCAGAGCATTTAAGAATTTATTCGTTTGGGTTTTATTTAGTGCATCCATTTATTTTATACCTATTAGGCGATAGTTTGAGAAGCCTCATTCCATCACATATACATTTATACATATTTATGAGATTTATCTTAACGGTCATTTTCTGTTATGTATTTATTCGCATAATGCATCGTCTTTTTCCGCGTGCTTGGTTTTTATTCGGAAATTTACCTGCGCCAGAGAGAAATAAAACCTCTTAG
- a CDS encoding amino acid ABC transporter permease → MNLDFTAIIPSIPYILKGIGVTLQIAIGASIIGFIIGILLALCKIGKVNVLRWFADFYTSIFRGTPLVLQLMIIYYAVPQLLDIQIDPVPTAIIAFGLNSGAYISEIIRGGINAVDKGQMEAAQALGIPYAKMMKDIIIPQAVKNILPSLVNEFITLNKETAVVTVISALDIMRRAYIVGGSTYRYLEPLLFAGVIYYIMTLVLTFLGKRIEKGMRKSD, encoded by the coding sequence GTGAATTTAGATTTTACAGCTATCATTCCCTCTATTCCTTATATATTAAAAGGGATAGGTGTTACACTTCAAATTGCAATCGGGGCATCAATCATCGGTTTTATAATTGGTATATTACTAGCATTATGTAAAATTGGTAAAGTAAATGTTTTGCGTTGGTTTGCGGATTTTTATACATCGATTTTCCGTGGTACACCGCTCGTACTACAATTAATGATTATTTACTATGCAGTGCCACAATTATTAGATATTCAAATTGACCCAGTTCCAACGGCTATTATTGCATTCGGTTTAAACTCTGGTGCTTATATTTCTGAAATCATTCGCGGTGGTATTAATGCGGTCGATAAAGGACAGATGGAAGCGGCACAGGCACTAGGTATTCCATATGCAAAAATGATGAAGGATATTATTATCCCACAAGCCGTAAAAAATATTTTACCATCTTTAGTGAATGAATTTATTACATTAAATAAAGAAACAGCAGTTGTAACAGTTATTAGTGCACTGGATATTATGCGTCGAGCGTATATTGTAGGTGGCTCAACATACCGCTATCTTGAGCCTTTACTATTTGCAGGTGTAATCTACTACATTATGACGCTTGTATTAACGTTCCTTGGTAAAAGAATTGAGAAAGGAATGAGAAAAAGTGATTAA
- a CDS encoding dual specificity protein phosphatase family protein, giving the protein MEKNYDVLVKDRLFFGGAKDADSAFEQEVVDVVIDVRVNGLSAEEQEAASYVYKHMPIADEEIEVAPSIQKVAKEIVSTYENGQKVYFHCGSGGGRAGVAATAVLMELGVANSLEEAEEAVKNARPQVTIRPKMEDALQKLYK; this is encoded by the coding sequence ATGGAGAAAAACTACGATGTATTAGTAAAGGACCGATTATTTTTTGGCGGTGCAAAAGATGCAGATTCTGCTTTTGAGCAAGAAGTAGTTGATGTCGTGATTGATGTTCGAGTAAACGGCTTAAGTGCTGAGGAGCAGGAGGCGGCTTCCTATGTGTACAAGCATATGCCAATTGCTGATGAGGAAATAGAAGTCGCACCATCTATTCAAAAAGTTGCAAAAGAAATTGTTTCTACCTATGAGAATGGACAGAAAGTATACTTCCATTGTGGAAGTGGGGGAGGTCGCGCAGGTGTTGCAGCGACTGCCGTATTAATGGAGCTTGGCGTAGCTAATTCTCTAGAGGAAGCGGAAGAGGCTGTAAAGAACGCTCGTCCACAAGTAACAATCCGACCTAAAATGGAAGATGCTTTGCAGAAGCTATATAAATAA
- a CDS encoding CBS domain-containing protein produces the protein MDIENSNRFLTAFNRIDQRLRDIIGAKDFMPFYRLIDQAKKKDVLVRKYEDDLRSYADLRNAIVHHRTSLEYVIAEPHLDVVERIEYIEATLAKPILVGQMFRKKVLVFQESDSLKHVLKVIRHRKYTQFPVYHKDQFKGLVTTVGITNWLATVMVGNQIPEQIPTLYDILLHEKNRVNYKFVSRYITIYEAEDIFKQGVERGSRFEALLITEHGKPHQKLIGIVTPLDIVKID, from the coding sequence TTGGATATAGAAAATTCCAATCGGTTTCTTACAGCGTTTAATCGGATAGATCAAAGGTTAAGAGATATTATCGGTGCAAAGGATTTTATGCCCTTTTATCGTCTCATCGATCAAGCTAAAAAGAAGGATGTACTAGTTCGTAAATATGAAGACGATTTGCGCTCTTATGCAGATTTACGAAATGCAATTGTTCATCATCGTACATCCTTAGAATATGTAATTGCTGAACCACATTTAGACGTGGTGGAAAGAATTGAATATATAGAGGCAACACTCGCTAAGCCCATACTTGTTGGACAAATGTTTCGCAAAAAAGTGCTAGTGTTTCAGGAAAGTGACTCATTAAAACATGTATTAAAAGTTATACGCCATCGTAAATATACACAGTTTCCTGTATACCATAAAGATCAGTTTAAAGGACTTGTGACGACAGTAGGAATTACAAACTGGCTAGCTACGGTGATGGTAGGCAATCAAATACCTGAGCAAATTCCGACTTTGTACGACATTTTATTACATGAAAAAAATAGAGTGAATTATAAATTTGTGAGTAGATACATAACGATTTACGAGGCTGAAGATATTTTTAAACAAGGAGTAGAGCGGGGAAGCCGTTTTGAGGCGTTGCTAATAACGGAGCACGGGAAGCCACATCAAAAACTAATCGGCATTGTTACGCCATTAGATATTGTAAAAATAGATTAA
- a CDS encoding ABC transporter permease subunit, with protein sequence MRGFNVLLQKEFREAWRSWKFLWIPLVFALLGMSDPLTNYYMMDILNAVGNLPEGFEMLMPELMPVDLLQASIGQFQTIGLLVLMATFVGTISKERASGMATLLYVRPISFSAYFMSKFVVMSTVGFVSILAGFAASIYYTVVLYGTFEIGSLVASFFTYFSWLLFVLAVTLMMSATFKTIVATSCAFILIFVGQIINAIVGTFWTISPWKLPVYGVQLMRGTMEMSDYWWSLVITIISTIVCIGIGTITMKRNASMTKI encoded by the coding sequence ATGAGAGGATTTAATGTACTTCTACAAAAGGAATTCAGAGAAGCTTGGCGAAGCTGGAAGTTTTTATGGATACCTCTTGTATTTGCTTTGCTCGGAATGAGTGATCCACTGACAAACTATTATATGATGGATATTTTAAATGCTGTTGGTAATTTACCAGAAGGCTTTGAAATGTTGATGCCAGAATTAATGCCAGTTGACCTATTACAAGCTTCCATTGGGCAATTTCAGACGATAGGGTTACTCGTATTAATGGCTACTTTTGTAGGGACTATTAGTAAAGAAAGAGCAAGTGGCATGGCTACTTTATTGTATGTACGTCCTATATCGTTTAGCGCTTATTTTATGAGTAAATTTGTCGTCATGAGTACTGTTGGCTTTGTTAGTATTTTAGCTGGTTTTGCTGCGAGCATTTACTACACGGTCGTACTTTATGGAACATTTGAGATAGGGTCACTTGTGGCAAGTTTTTTCACGTATTTTTCTTGGTTGCTCTTTGTGCTAGCGGTGACGTTGATGATGAGTGCTACCTTTAAAACAATAGTTGCGACTTCATGTGCATTTATTCTTATTTTTGTGGGGCAAATTATTAATGCAATAGTTGGTACATTTTGGACGATATCCCCGTGGAAGTTACCTGTATATGGCGTTCAATTAATGAGGGGTACGATGGAAATGTCTGATTATTGGTGGAGTCTCGTGATTACAATAATATCGACAATCGTTTGTATTGGTATTGGAACGATCACTATGAAAAGAAATGCATCGATGACGAAAATTTAA
- a CDS encoding ATP-binding protein: MNWQKSPTLEWKREVTNNIQKAVIAFANTIGGELYIGVDDDGQIIGLENAQQALEVIYTYE, encoded by the coding sequence ATGAACTGGCAAAAATCACCAACATTAGAATGGAAACGCGAAGTGACTAATAACATCCAAAAAGCAGTCATTGCCTTTGCCAATACAATTGGTGGTGAATTGTATATCGGTGTGGATGATGATGGTCAAATTATAGGATTAGAAAATGCTCAACAAGCCCTGGAAGTTATTTATACTTATGAATAA
- a CDS encoding ABC transporter ATP-binding protein, whose protein sequence is MTTLLQVTGLTKQFADKVVVDGIDFTLTENTSTALIGPNGAGKTTTLSMLTGLLKPTSGSVKVLNGDLRSNIGFLPQFPQFHPWLSALEFTEMAAKLNGVPAKKAKLAAQKTLEFVGLGNDANKKIATFSGGMKQRLGISQAIVHKPKLLLLDEPVSALDPVGRREVLDLLKGLQQETTILYSTHILNDAEEMTDQLLFLRNGELVEQGTLREVRQRFDEPNYVVEFNTEEEAQHFTNKSELLGNVKGRFVYIEIINEKPSMQELLHHLSNAPYKIRKVERQTASLEEIFMKVARKI, encoded by the coding sequence ATGACGACATTACTTCAAGTAACGGGGCTTACAAAGCAATTTGCAGACAAAGTAGTGGTAGATGGAATTGATTTCACATTAACAGAAAATACATCGACAGCATTAATTGGACCAAATGGTGCAGGTAAAACAACGACTTTATCGATGTTAACGGGTCTATTAAAACCTACCTCTGGAAGTGTAAAAGTGCTGAATGGTGATTTAAGATCTAATATTGGCTTTTTACCACAATTTCCGCAATTTCATCCGTGGCTAAGTGCGCTAGAGTTTACTGAAATGGCTGCAAAGTTAAATGGTGTGCCTGCAAAAAAAGCGAAATTAGCAGCACAAAAGACACTTGAGTTTGTGGGGCTAGGCAATGATGCAAATAAGAAAATTGCCACATTTTCTGGTGGCATGAAGCAGCGGCTTGGAATTTCCCAAGCAATTGTTCATAAACCTAAATTACTGTTATTAGATGAGCCTGTATCTGCTTTGGATCCGGTTGGTCGAAGGGAAGTCCTTGATTTATTGAAGGGCTTACAACAAGAAACCACTATTCTATATTCGACACATATTTTAAATGATGCCGAGGAAATGACTGATCAATTGTTGTTTTTACGGAATGGAGAGCTAGTAGAGCAAGGAACGTTGCGCGAGGTGCGTCAACGATTTGATGAACCAAATTATGTTGTGGAATTTAATACTGAAGAAGAGGCACAACATTTTACTAATAAATCTGAGCTCTTAGGAAATGTAAAGGGCCGTTTCGTATATATAGAAATCATTAATGAAAAGCCGAGCATGCAGGAGCTACTGCATCATTTAAGTAATGCTCCTTATAAAATACGGAAAGTGGAACGACAAACAGCATCACTTGAAGAGATTTTCATGAAGGTGGCGAGAAAAATATGA
- a CDS encoding MerR family transcriptional regulator codes for MLVIHEVSKHTGISVRTLRYYEEIGLLFPTAKTEGGHRLYGEEELKTLQQIVFLKTLGYRLKDIQTLLNESWDWSASLDHQLAFVQKEQEKLKQMESAILGLQHALTIEGSLNESLIQKIIKLSNQENGEKQAFRKQIFSDTDLKLIKKLPNLNRNDPHSLEWIGLLGQLKELKENYDAKSAPVQRIIKRMMEKAAEEYKGHESFLEKMWEIRKSSSQSEQLGLYPLEEDFIHFIEQAFTIYEAKNIRKGDPQQ; via the coding sequence TTGCTTGTCATTCATGAAGTTTCAAAACACACAGGGATTTCAGTTCGAACACTGCGTTATTACGAAGAGATTGGTTTATTATTTCCGACAGCCAAAACAGAAGGTGGACATAGGTTATATGGTGAGGAAGAGCTAAAAACACTACAACAAATTGTGTTTTTAAAAACATTAGGATATCGATTAAAAGATATTCAAACATTGCTCAATGAATCTTGGGATTGGTCGGCAAGCTTAGATCATCAGCTTGCTTTTGTGCAAAAGGAGCAAGAAAAATTAAAGCAGATGGAGAGCGCCATACTTGGATTACAGCATGCTTTGACCATCGAGGGAAGTTTAAATGAATCACTTATTCAGAAGATCATTAAACTTTCTAATCAAGAAAATGGGGAGAAACAGGCATTTCGAAAACAAATTTTTTCTGATACTGATTTGAAGCTAATAAAAAAACTCCCGAATTTAAATCGCAATGATCCGCATTCTTTAGAGTGGATTGGTTTATTAGGTCAATTAAAGGAATTGAAGGAAAATTATGATGCTAAATCAGCTCCAGTGCAACGCATTATTAAACGAATGATGGAAAAAGCAGCAGAGGAATACAAAGGGCATGAATCATTTTTAGAAAAGATGTGGGAAATACGAAAATCCTCCTCACAGTCTGAACAGCTTGGCTTGTACCCGTTGGAGGAGGATTTCATACATTTTATTGAACAGGCTTTTACTATTTATGAAGCTAAAAATATCCGTAAAGGGGATCCTCAACAATGA
- a CDS encoding carbohydrate kinase: MTKEDKDFILVYGDAFIDYIADDVTNTSFTKYMGGATVNVAAGISRIGAPSALITITGDDEGSQFVRDGLAQEGVNLDYAVFDPTKRVSGVYVHLTEACERIFKDYVDETPDLQVEASQLNDAAFKHASALTVCSGTMFHPTALETTRAAVEMAKEKGTIIAMDANIRPLRWSSEQVCRETITSFFEHVDILKVTDEELYFLTETTTLEEGIEQLNSYLVPIILVTVGENGTYAVLNGEVIHVPTEKVVPVDTTGAGDAFMAGVLRDVHYNGLPTTEEELVRCASFGNKLGALAATKAGALTALPYYDDIKHLLK; this comes from the coding sequence ATGACAAAGGAAGATAAGGATTTTATTTTAGTTTATGGAGACGCTTTTATTGATTATATTGCTGATGATGTAACAAATACATCCTTTACAAAATATATGGGTGGTGCAACGGTGAATGTTGCTGCAGGTATTAGCCGTATCGGTGCTCCATCTGCATTAATTACGATTACAGGAGATGACGAAGGCTCTCAATTTGTTCGAGATGGCCTTGCACAAGAAGGGGTAAACCTGGATTATGCCGTATTTGATCCTACAAAGCGTGTTAGCGGTGTTTATGTACATTTAACAGAAGCATGTGAGCGAATTTTTAAGGATTATGTCGATGAGACGCCTGATTTACAAGTTGAAGCGTCACAATTAAATGACGCAGCTTTTAAACATGCATCTGCTTTAACAGTGTGCTCGGGTACAATGTTCCATCCTACAGCCCTTGAAACAACACGTGCTGCTGTAGAGATGGCAAAGGAAAAAGGGACTATTATTGCAATGGATGCGAATATTCGTCCTCTACGTTGGAGCAGTGAACAGGTTTGCCGTGAGACCATTACTTCATTTTTTGAGCATGTAGATATTTTAAAGGTTACTGACGAAGAATTGTATTTCCTTACAGAGACGACTACGTTAGAAGAGGGAATTGAGCAATTAAATAGTTATTTAGTACCGATTATTTTAGTAACAGTAGGGGAAAATGGCACATATGCGGTATTAAATGGTGAAGTTATTCATGTACCGACAGAAAAGGTTGTGCCAGTAGATACTACAGGTGCTGGAGATGCATTTATGGCTGGTGTATTACGCGATGTTCATTACAATGGCTTACCTACAACGGAGGAGGAACTTGTCCGTTGTGCAAGCTTTGGTAATAAGCTAGGTGCTTTGGCAGCAACTAAGGCAGGAGCATTAACAGCTCTTCCATATTATGATGATATTAAGCATTTGCTAAAATAG
- a CDS encoding GAP family protein: protein MSTETLLFIGGLAILDMFSPAIIGVTIYVLLVAKKQQSRLLLAYLTTVALFYFSTGIFLMLGLDVVFDPIANALNSHSARLLMTIVGALLFVGSWLVPKKKTSGSPKPKSFSIGAMIALGFTTSLLEVAMALPYFATIGILTSNHLAFYEWLPIMAGYNLMMITPAIILLGLHILFRRFMNTPLRKIQALLDKSTSSALSWIMFFVGLILLMNGGMI from the coding sequence ATGAGCACAGAAACTTTATTGTTTATTGGTGGCTTAGCTATACTAGATATGTTTAGCCCAGCTATAATCGGTGTGACTATATATGTATTGCTTGTGGCAAAAAAGCAGCAAAGTCGACTGCTATTAGCTTATTTAACGACAGTAGCTCTATTTTATTTTAGTACCGGCATTTTCTTAATGCTTGGCTTAGATGTCGTTTTTGATCCAATTGCCAATGCATTAAATAGCCACTCTGCTAGATTACTAATGACAATTGTGGGTGCGCTATTATTTGTCGGGAGTTGGTTAGTACCGAAGAAAAAAACTTCAGGATCCCCTAAGCCAAAATCGTTTAGTATTGGAGCAATGATTGCTTTAGGGTTCACGACTTCTCTTTTAGAAGTGGCAATGGCTTTACCCTATTTCGCCACAATAGGCATCTTAACAAGCAACCATTTAGCTTTTTATGAATGGTTGCCCATCATGGCCGGATATAATCTAATGATGATTACACCAGCAATCATCTTACTCGGCTTACACATACTATTCAGACGCTTTATGAATACGCCGTTAAGAAAAATACAAGCACTTCTTGATAAAAGCACAAGTTCAGCCCTGTCATGGATAATGTTTTTCGTCGGTCTTATTTTGCTGATGAATGGTGGTATGATCTAA
- a CDS encoding PLD nuclease N-terminal domain-containing protein, which produces MMEELAKIPWAVIAPLIIVQIILMIVALFDLRKIHATNGPKILWVFIIIFVNLLGPIAYFIVGRKQS; this is translated from the coding sequence ATGATGGAGGAATTAGCGAAAATTCCTTGGGCAGTTATAGCGCCACTAATCATAGTTCAAATTATTTTAATGATTGTAGCTCTATTCGACTTACGTAAAATCCATGCAACAAATGGACCGAAAATATTATGGGTGTTTATTATTATTTTTGTTAATCTTTTAGGGCCAATTGCGTACTTTATAGTGGGGAGAAAACAATCATGA
- a CDS encoding DUF421 domain-containing protein, with protein sequence MDDFIHANFWEMILRATLAFFALLIVARILGKKQLGQLTFFHYTTGITFGSIASEIAAQAETPFLDGLIALVWWGVLTYLMTIITIKSKKARVLVDDKPTILIQNGLILESALRKNRLHMDELTMMLREQAVFSVQDVQYALLETTGKLSVLPKPTEQPATKQDVKADVTPPTYIPTEVASDGQVIYENLVELELTEDWLMKKLKKQNVQSVEDVFFAQVQANGSLYVSLKDKARRSSP encoded by the coding sequence ATGGACGATTTTATTCACGCTAATTTTTGGGAAATGATACTTAGAGCAACACTTGCTTTTTTCGCACTACTAATTGTAGCCCGAATTCTCGGAAAAAAGCAGCTTGGTCAGCTTACATTTTTCCACTATACGACAGGTATCACATTTGGTTCGATTGCATCTGAAATAGCAGCACAGGCTGAAACACCATTCTTAGATGGGCTTATTGCATTAGTTTGGTGGGGCGTTTTAACTTATTTGATGACCATTATTACCATTAAATCTAAAAAGGCTCGTGTACTTGTCGATGATAAGCCGACAATCCTTATTCAAAATGGACTTATTTTAGAATCTGCTTTAAGAAAAAACCGTTTGCATATGGATGAGTTAACAATGATGCTACGAGAACAAGCCGTATTCTCTGTACAAGATGTGCAATATGCATTACTTGAAACGACGGGTAAACTAAGTGTGCTACCAAAGCCCACTGAACAACCGGCTACCAAACAAGATGTGAAGGCCGATGTAACACCACCAACCTATATACCAACAGAAGTAGCTTCAGATGGGCAGGTTATTTATGAAAATTTAGTTGAACTTGAGTTGACAGAAGATTGGCTTATGAAGAAGCTAAAAAAACAAAATGTCCAATCCGTTGAAGATGTCTTTTTTGCCCAAGTTCAAGCAAATGGCTCTCTATATGTAAGCTTGAAGGATAAAGCAAGACGATCAAGCCCTTAA
- a CDS encoding MFS transporter has translation MKQVGNFNNPVYPIMIAIAVAHLINDTMQAVIPAMFPILKSDLGLTFTQIGLISFVLNIFASALQPVVGFISDKKPMPYALPIGMISSFIGIAIIAFTTQYWIILIAVLFLGFGSAIFHPEGSRVSFMAAGSKRGLAQSVYQVGGNSGQALAPLISAYIFDIFGQRGAAIVLVVATVGIILLSKIAGWYRKQLEQERVAKKKRVLVSTMPPLTKKQVGIALTLLFTIIFARSFYTTNITSFYVFYLMDHYGVSLRLGQILIFSFMAFGVIGTFFGGSLSDRIGRKNVILLSVVVPMPFCLALPYVPLWTAMIFLVIIGTLIMISFSVTVVYAQELVPTKIGTMAGLTTGFAFGMGAIGAMVIGVLMDQRGIDFTMMVVSLLPLLLLVAFFLPKDTPASAV, from the coding sequence ATGAAACAGGTTGGAAATTTTAATAACCCTGTCTATCCAATTATGATTGCAATAGCTGTTGCTCATCTTATCAATGATACGATGCAGGCTGTTATTCCAGCGATGTTCCCGATATTAAAGAGTGATTTAGGTTTAACCTTTACACAAATAGGGCTTATATCATTTGTCTTGAACATATTTGCCTCAGCGTTACAGCCAGTTGTTGGCTTTATCAGTGATAAAAAGCCAATGCCATACGCGTTGCCAATTGGTATGATTAGTTCGTTTATAGGTATTGCAATAATCGCGTTCACAACGCAGTATTGGATTATTCTTATTGCGGTATTATTTTTAGGTTTTGGTTCAGCTATATTTCACCCTGAAGGATCAAGGGTGTCGTTTATGGCAGCAGGCTCCAAAAGAGGACTTGCACAGTCGGTTTATCAAGTGGGCGGAAATTCTGGACAAGCACTTGCCCCACTAATTAGTGCTTATATTTTTGATATTTTTGGACAACGTGGTGCGGCAATTGTATTAGTGGTGGCAACGGTCGGAATTATTCTGTTGAGTAAAATTGCAGGATGGTATAGAAAGCAGTTGGAGCAAGAGCGCGTAGCAAAGAAAAAACGCGTCTTAGTTTCTACGATGCCTCCTTTAACAAAAAAACAAGTAGGCATCGCGTTAACGTTACTATTTACTATTATTTTTGCGAGATCATTTTATACTACTAATATTACAAGTTTTTATGTATTTTATTTAATGGATCATTATGGTGTTAGTCTTCGTCTTGGACAAATTTTAATTTTCAGCTTTATGGCATTTGGTGTCATAGGAACATTTTTCGGAGGTTCATTATCAGATCGAATTGGTAGAAAAAATGTTATTTTATTATCCGTAGTTGTACCAATGCCATTTTGTTTAGCATTGCCTTATGTACCGCTATGGACTGCAATGATATTTTTAGTGATTATCGGTACACTCATTATGATTAGCTTCTCGGTAACAGTAGTCTACGCACAGGAGCTTGTCCCAACAAAAATTGGTACAATGGCAGGTTTAACAACTGGCTTTGCTTTCGGAATGGGTGCAATCGGTGCGATGGTAATTGGTGTATTAATGGACCAAAGGGGTATCGATTTTACGATGATGGTCGTATCTTTGTTACCATTATTATTACTAGTTGCATTTTTCTTACCTAAGGATACGCCAGCTTCGGCGGTGTAG
- a CDS encoding transporter substrate-binding domain-containing protein produces the protein MKKKFFMLMLVLVIGVLAACGAKEDKANNASSNADKGTEEKQVLKVGTSSDYAPFEYVDVAKGEEIIGFDIDLIKLVGEKLGVEVQVQDIDFNSLVPALQAGKVDVVISGMSPNKEREEVVDFSDKYNQTEQVIIVKKDSGIKSEADLAGKKIGVQTASIQENLGNKIAKEVDATVEGRTRIPEIIQDMMSKRLDAGIVESGVAKGYLATNDQLEAFPVKEQPEDYKAIAVQKGSDLKDKINKALKELTDEGKIKELEEKWLKVK, from the coding sequence ATGAAGAAGAAATTTTTCATGCTAATGCTCGTTCTAGTAATTGGTGTACTAGCAGCATGTGGCGCAAAAGAAGATAAAGCGAATAATGCAAGTTCAAATGCTGACAAAGGCACAGAAGAAAAGCAAGTATTAAAAGTAGGTACATCATCTGATTATGCACCATTCGAGTATGTTGATGTAGCAAAAGGTGAAGAAATTATCGGTTTTGATATCGATTTAATTAAATTAGTTGGTGAAAAATTAGGTGTAGAAGTGCAAGTTCAAGATATAGACTTCAACAGCCTAGTGCCAGCTCTACAAGCAGGTAAAGTTGATGTTGTTATTTCTGGTATGTCACCGAACAAAGAACGTGAAGAAGTTGTAGACTTCTCTGATAAATATAATCAAACAGAGCAAGTGATCATTGTAAAAAAAGATAGCGGTATTAAAAGTGAGGCTGATTTAGCTGGTAAAAAAATTGGTGTGCAAACAGCTTCTATCCAAGAAAATTTAGGTAATAAAATTGCTAAAGAAGTAGATGCAACGGTTGAAGGACGTACACGAATTCCTGAAATTATCCAAGACATGATGTCTAAACGTTTAGATGCTGGGATTGTAGAAAGCGGTGTAGCAAAAGGTTATTTGGCAACAAACGATCAACTAGAAGCGTTCCCGGTTAAAGAGCAACCTGAAGACTACAAAGCAATCGCTGTTCAAAAAGGTAGCGATCTTAAAGATAAAATTAACAAAGCATTAAAAGAATTAACGGATGAAGGCAAAATTAAAGAGCTAGAAGAAAAATGGTTAAAAGTTAAATAA